In Triticum aestivum cultivar Chinese Spring chromosome 5B, IWGSC CS RefSeq v2.1, whole genome shotgun sequence, the following proteins share a genomic window:
- the LOC123117083 gene encoding ribosome production factor 2 homolog isoform X1, producing MDGLKATCFSSLKCFFQLLDCQMGKMVAIRVPRNMRAKRELLKHAPKLVENGKKMLILHGTKTSAVLNDVLADLFHLKRDHAVKYTKKNDNIRPFESGGETSLEFFSLKSDCSLLVYGSHSKKRPNNLVLGRTYDHHIYDLVEVGVENYKSIESYAYDKKLAPKLGTKPFFAFIGEHFESVDELKHLKEMLLDHFKGEVVENLNLAGVDRIFVCTAISPTTVYMMHCALRLKRSGTSIPRMELVEVGPSMDLVVRRHQRPSESLQKEAMKAPGHAKKVKNVTNNPVDGKEGRIYIPDQEVSKLTLTSDIKGLKRERREAKKNKEHSKKQKVNPE from the exons ATGGATGGTTTAAAAGCAACTTGTTTCTCTTCCTTGAAATGCTTTTTTCAGCTCTTGGACTGTCAGATGGGCAAGATGGTTGCCATCAGGGTTCCCAGGAACATGCGCGCCAAACGCGAGCTCCTCAAGCACGCACCCAAGCTT GTTGAGAATGGCAAGAAGATGCTTATTCTCCATGGTACAAAGACTAGCGCAGTTTTGAACGATGTGCTCGCAGATCTTTTTCACCTGAAGCGTGATCATGCTGTGAAGTACACCAAGAAGAACGACAACATCAGGCCATTTGAGAGCGGGGGTGAAACTTCCCTGGAGTTCTTCTCCCTTAAATCTGACTGCAGCCTCTTAGTG TATGGTTCTCACTCAAAGAAGAGGCCCAACAATCTTGTTTTGGGAAGGACTTATGATCACCACATATACGACCTTGTTGAAGTAGGAGTTGAGAACTACAAATCCATAGAATCTTACGCATATGATAAAAAATTGGCGCCTAAACTTGGGACAAAGCCTTTCTTTGCCTTCATTGGGGAGCACTTTGAGAGTGTTGATGAGCTGAAGCATTTGAAGGAAATGCTGCTTGATCATTTCAAGGGAGAG GTGGTAGAGAATCTGAACCTTGCTGGTGTAGATCGGATATTCGTGTGCACAGCAATTTCCCCTACTACTGTCTACATGATGCACTGTGCTCTTCGTCTAAAAAGGTCAGGCACATCTATTCCTAGGATGGAGCTGGTTGAAGTTGGGCCTTCAATGGACCTGGTAGTTAGGCGGCACCAACGTCCATCTGAAAGTTTACAGAAGGAAGCTATGAAGGCTCCTGGTCATGCTAAGAAG GTGAAAAATGTGACGAATAATCCAGTTGACGGCAAGGAGGGCAGGATCTACATTCCAGACCAGGAG GTTTCGAAATTGACCTTAACAAGCGACATAAAGGGCCTGAAGCGGGAGCGCCGTGAAGCCAAGAAAAACAAGGAGCACTCGAAGAAGCAAAAGGTCAACCCTGAGTGA
- the LOC123117083 gene encoding ribosome production factor 2 homolog isoform X2 yields MGKMVAIRVPRNMRAKRELLKHAPKLVENGKKMLILHGTKTSAVLNDVLADLFHLKRDHAVKYTKKNDNIRPFESGGETSLEFFSLKSDCSLLVYGSHSKKRPNNLVLGRTYDHHIYDLVEVGVENYKSIESYAYDKKLAPKLGTKPFFAFIGEHFESVDELKHLKEMLLDHFKGEVVENLNLAGVDRIFVCTAISPTTVYMMHCALRLKRSGTSIPRMELVEVGPSMDLVVRRHQRPSESLQKEAMKAPGHAKKVKNVTNNPVDGKEGRIYIPDQEVSKLTLTSDIKGLKRERREAKKNKEHSKKQKVNPE; encoded by the exons ATGGGCAAGATGGTTGCCATCAGGGTTCCCAGGAACATGCGCGCCAAACGCGAGCTCCTCAAGCACGCACCCAAGCTT GTTGAGAATGGCAAGAAGATGCTTATTCTCCATGGTACAAAGACTAGCGCAGTTTTGAACGATGTGCTCGCAGATCTTTTTCACCTGAAGCGTGATCATGCTGTGAAGTACACCAAGAAGAACGACAACATCAGGCCATTTGAGAGCGGGGGTGAAACTTCCCTGGAGTTCTTCTCCCTTAAATCTGACTGCAGCCTCTTAGTG TATGGTTCTCACTCAAAGAAGAGGCCCAACAATCTTGTTTTGGGAAGGACTTATGATCACCACATATACGACCTTGTTGAAGTAGGAGTTGAGAACTACAAATCCATAGAATCTTACGCATATGATAAAAAATTGGCGCCTAAACTTGGGACAAAGCCTTTCTTTGCCTTCATTGGGGAGCACTTTGAGAGTGTTGATGAGCTGAAGCATTTGAAGGAAATGCTGCTTGATCATTTCAAGGGAGAG GTGGTAGAGAATCTGAACCTTGCTGGTGTAGATCGGATATTCGTGTGCACAGCAATTTCCCCTACTACTGTCTACATGATGCACTGTGCTCTTCGTCTAAAAAGGTCAGGCACATCTATTCCTAGGATGGAGCTGGTTGAAGTTGGGCCTTCAATGGACCTGGTAGTTAGGCGGCACCAACGTCCATCTGAAAGTTTACAGAAGGAAGCTATGAAGGCTCCTGGTCATGCTAAGAAG GTGAAAAATGTGACGAATAATCCAGTTGACGGCAAGGAGGGCAGGATCTACATTCCAGACCAGGAG GTTTCGAAATTGACCTTAACAAGCGACATAAAGGGCCTGAAGCGGGAGCGCCGTGAAGCCAAGAAAAACAAGGAGCACTCGAAGAAGCAAAAGGTCAACCCTGAGTGA
- the LOC123113534 gene encoding leucine-rich repeat extensin-like protein 5, giving the protein MEQSKPSVFLGLLVLLACAGWGHGMRLLHDDSVGDEEYAREFAFGSMEAAATETAPQDASLDDYEDEISRVEFEPGRGASYDATVAPGPAPGPATAGSDAAAARTGTGSMKWWLPPSTMPSFPLFPNPGGMPGMPIPAMPVPLPALPGMPAMPMPGGGMPMPMPMPGGIPGGGMPFSFKPDGWGAGAAPSPPSRAQPTPPAASASDGATDSSSDNPNPNEAIH; this is encoded by the coding sequence ATGGAGCAGAGCAAGCCGTCCGTCTTCCTCGGCCTCCTCGTGCTCCTGGCCTGCGCCGGGTGGGGGCACGGCATGCGCCTCCTCCACGACGACAGCGTCGGCGACGAGGAGTACGCCCGGGAGTTCGCCTTCGGCTCCATGGAGGCCGCGGCGACCGAGACCGCGCCGCAGGACGCGTCCTTGGACGACTACGAGGACGAGATCAGCCGGGTGGAGTTCGAGCCGGGGCGCGGCGCGTCCTACGACGCCACGGTCGCGCCCGGGCCTGCCCCGGGGCCGGCGACGGCGGGGAGCGACGCGGCCGCCGCAAGGACAGGCACCGGCAGCATGAAGTGGTGGCTGCCGCCGTCGACGATGCCGTCCTTCCCGCTGTTCCCGAACCCCGGCGGCATGCCCGGGATGCCGATCCCTGCCATGCCCGTGCCTTTGCCCGCCCTCCCCGGGATGCCCGCCATGCCCATGCCGGGGGGCGGCATGCCTATGCCTATGCCTATGCCAGGAGGCATCCCGGGGGGCGGCATGCCGTTCAGCTTCAAGCCGGACGGATGGGGCGCCGGCGCGGCGCCGTCGCCGCCCAGCCGTGCGCAGCCGACGCCTCCTGCCGCCAGCGCGAGCGACGGCGCCACCGACAGCAGCAGCGACAACCCCAACCCCAACGAGGCCATCCACTGA
- the LOC123113533 gene encoding reticulon-like protein B8, with the protein MSEHSESTAEKLMGNIMDTIADRLPKQKSDNIMSNIMDTISDKLPKQRSGRFDPGSVADVKNKMFGRQRSLHGVLGGGKSADVLLWRNKKISSSVLGLATAIWVFFEWLDYHFLTIISFALVLGMVVQFVWSNFSRSSEIPRVKLPEDLFVNIAVAIGAQVNKFLGFLQDVSCERNLKHFVLAIVGLWSASVAGSWFNFLTVIYIGFVCAHTLPVLYEKYEDQVDDFLYSILGLLRDQYQKLDSGVLSRIPTKRNKKRE; encoded by the exons ATGGATACCATTGCTGACAGGCTCCCCAAGCAGAAGTCTGACAACATCATGAGCAACATCATGGATACCATTTCTGACAAGCTCCCTAAGCAGAGATCTGGCCGTTTCGATCCAGGCTCAGTCGCTGATGTGAAGAACAAGATGTTTGGTCGTCAGAGGTCTCTCCATGGAGTTTTGGGTGGTGGAAAGT CTGCTGATGTGTTGTTATGGAGGAACAAGAAGATATCTTCCAGTGTTTTGGGTCTTGCAACAGCTATCTGGGTCTTCTTTGAGTGGCTTGATTACCACTTCTTGACAATCATTTCATTTGCCCTTGTTCTTGGAATGGTGGTTCAGTTTGTTTGGTCCAACTTTTCAAG GTCTTCTGAAATACCCCGGGTTAAGTTGCCAGAGGACCTGTTTGTGAACATTGCTGTTGCCATCGGTGCCCAAGTAAACAAGTTCCTTGGTTTCCTTCAAGATGTGTCTTGTGAAAGAAACTTGAAGCATTTTGTATTG GCAATTGTTGGGTTGTGGTCTGCTTCTGTAGCTGGTAGCTGGTTCAATTTCCTGACCGTTATTTACATTG GGTTTGTGTGCGCTCACACGCTCCCTGTGCTTTACGAGAAGTACGAGGACCAGGTCGACGACTTCCTCTACAGCATCCTGGGCCTGCTCCGGGACCAGTACCAGAAACTCGACAGCGGCGTCCTGAGCAGGATACCcaccaagaggaacaagaagaGAGAGTAG